In Larimichthys crocea isolate SSNF chromosome XI, L_crocea_2.0, whole genome shotgun sequence, the sequence agacattttCTGACCATAACTGGcagattcatttattaaaataatagttGTTTCAgcctgagattttttttttgtttttgtctaatgTTGAAGACTGAGACTTAATGAAACATCTCTTCAGTTCTACTTTGActtgcagataaaaaaaaaaaaagttcctggACTTTTTGGGCAAAGTAAACACACATAATGAGTCCCCTGTGCGCGCTTCGCTGTTTAGGCTGGATCACCATTGAATTCGGTTTCAATAAATCAGTCTTCGAGGACATGCAGACGTTTGcatctcaaaacaaaacacgggCTCTGAGTGAAAGCATCAACTGTCACTGACTCAGATTTGAAGTGAGAACCGTGACGgactggacctggacctggactaCTACGAAGGGAAAGTTGAATGTTTTGGCTCCTGGTTTTCTGTGCAACAGATGTCTGCACATGCtatcataaacacaaacaaacttaatTAACAGATTATCTACATGAACTGATACATTTGTTGAGTGAAACTAAAGAACCGATTCCAGGTAAgtcagaacaaacagaaacaacctCTGTTCGCAATGAGTCATGCGTGTGTGATGAAGATATTTTCACATCTGTGTTAATAACTCCACATGTATAAACCTGTCTGTactgatgtctgtgtgttttttacctgCTGTATTTTGACCATCAGGTTTGCTGGAATGGGTAACCTGCTAAAAGTCCTAACAAGGGAAATAGAGAACTATCCACACTTTTTCCTGGACTTTGAAAGTAAGTCTGGCAGCGGAGCGGAACAAAGGGAGAAAAGatggatggagacagagatgtggggagggggaggggaaagGTGTAAccagatcagctgtttcctttcTGTCAGCAGGTCTGTGCTCCTGATGACGAAGCCCTGAAGGACTCTGCTTATGCTCCTCTCTGTTTTCAACTTTCGctttcctccccttcctcttttctttcacttggTCACGACCTCCCGCTCGTTCAGCCCTGGTCTGCCTTTTCTCCCGTCTCGGATCGAATAACTCGTTGATGACTttttaacatcacacacactttccctcctttctctttctcttttctgtcttgcAGAAACCAAATGGGGAATCTGTTAAAAGTGCTCACTTGCACAGAGCTTGAACAGGGGCCAAACTTTTTCCTTGACTTTGAAAGTGAGCACAGCTTATGCCTGTCCTTCTGCTAGCACCTCTCCACCCTCCCACACCCTCTACACCCCTAATTCATTTTTCCTTTAACCTCTCTTTAGCTCCTCTGACTGGTCAGGGGTCAGCCTATTCAACTATTGTGTTGTCAGCCTTTGAATTGATTAGAATTCCTGATTAATTTCAGTTTGGATTTAAAATCCATTCTCTCAATGTCAGGCTGAAGAAGAATGGAGCTGACCCTTGACCTTTGCTGTGTGCTTTTACTAACTTGTCTGCATGTGTGACCCTGTATGTGCACTTACAATACGGCGTTTgatacatgtacacatgttgCATGAACTAATCACTAACATTATTATCAGgtgcactatatatatatcacgCTGCATTGTTTCTCTTCCTGCATAATCCTGTTGTCTCCAGTTATCGTTTCATTTTATGATCAGGATTATTTAGTGTTCTGCTTCCAAACACTTTAAAAATTTtccagtttgtctgttttaacacagcaaatacatttagaaacaacACACTGTGAGCCAGCCTCTCTTACAATGTAGCTAACCACAGACTTTGTTCATTCAGCAAAGAGGAAATGATGGGAGtggaaggattttttttttttttggaccccAGACGCAGAGTGTTAACGTCACTGATGCACTATATTTACAgcccctcttctctctgtggACACGATAGCCaaagaatatgaatattttaggattatttgttgtgtttcagacaCCTTACAGTGGCTCTGTGGTCTCCCACGGTGATGCAAATCACTGCTGTTCTTATCGAGACCATGCAGGAAATATGAAACAATACAGTCCACATGTCTGTGGGACTGCAGTAGAATTCCGTAGAATACCATGAACGCTGTGACCCAGACTCTTTACTCTCATTAACCAGACTATACTGTAGCTCCAAAATGCTTTGAATTAAACACTTAAGCATACTTCGCTTTGCCTCCAAACTGTGTCTTTTACTGTCAGCCTCCAAATATTGCTGCCTTGAAATGCACTCAGACTTTAGGTTGCATTTTTTGTGTTAACAGAGAAACGTGACTAGATGCAGTAAATGCATCCAGCTCCAGTGTATTCAGTTACAGAGGATAAGACACATTATGGATACTTGATTATGTGTGTGGAGCCGTTTGGTCTGCAGCCGAGTGCTTTCATTATTCTACAGTCTCATCAGTGCTTATCAACGTTCGGGCTTTGCATTTCAAATGAAAGGCATCGCTCTGGACGCACCACAGCAGCAAGGTTTTGGTGGCTGACTGTCGATGGACCCAGATGTGGATGTGTTGTATGTGCTAAAAGCTAAACATGTTCATTGAAGTGGAGTAACGCTTTTAGCTTTGAGGCAAACACAGCTGATtgtgctgaatgtttttgtaaccatcttcctaaaaaaaacaaaaaactttgaGTTACTTTTTAGTGACAAAAACACTCAGCACATGCCCACGCTCCCCCAAACTGTCATTATTTATCTAATCAAATCCCTTTCACATCAAGTCACAGTGTAAAGTTTAGACAAGAAACAAGAAGTTAAATTCAGAGTTAAATCTGCTCAAATTACAAACACCTGCAAAATGATTCTTGATGTGAAAAGATGAGATTCATCAgctctgaaatgtttgtgttgacagTGACTGCTGCAGTACCTTAGCCTTtctattgtttgtgtgtcagatgCACAGCCGACAGACGGAGAGCGTGAGGTGTGGAACCAGGTGAACTCAGTCCTCCAGGACTCTGAGAGCATCCTGTCTGGCCTGCAGGCGTACAAAGGAGCCGGCCAGGAGATCAGAGATgtaagaaatacacacacatactgctgCTCAGAGCTGATGACCATTATGGCTCCAATCACGGATGTTATCTCGCGCTCCTTCCACAGGCAATTCAAAACCCCAATGACTTCATGCTGCAGGAGCGAGCGTGGAACTCTGTCTGCCCGCTGGTCATCAAACTCAAGAAGTTCTACAGCTTCTCCCTCAGACTAGGTACGATCACAATGCAAGACAAAATGTCTCTTCTTTGTACTTTCAGTGGCAGCAATAATTCATTCCTTCACTTCAACCATTCAGGTTTAAATGGGAAattaagtattttaaaaaggCTTCAGGTCTCTTCATGCCCAAATGAATCATGAATCCTGGaattaaaagttgttttcacATGTAGCAACTTGAAACTTGACACCTGAAtcttgtctgtatgtgtgtgtgtgtggttctgcaGAGGAGGCTCTACAGAGTTTGTTGGAGTGCCTGACATGTCCGCCCTTCACGCCCACTCAACACCTGGAGAGGGAGCAGGCACTGGCCAAACAGTTTGCTGAGATCCTCCACTTCACTCTGCGCTTTGATGAGCTGAAGGTCTGCTGCGAACAATGAgccgtaacacacacacctacacacacagtttggGTCACTCCTCCCTCGCTTCTTCACTTGGTGCCATACACTTGtatgaaatgtgttgtttattcTGAAGCGGtggctgaatgtgtttttatgttgtttttcttcagatgAGAATTCCTGCCATCCAGAACGACTTCAGCTACTACAGAAGAACCATCAGTCGAAACCGGATAAACAACATGAACGTGAGCTGTTTTATTCGTTTAGATCCACATTAGCTGGCACCAGAGTGCTCAGGTGCACATATTTATATCTTACAGCAGACTTTCATGTTTCTATATTTAGTATCAGGctaaaggaaagaggaaacaatCTAAGAACGACACAAGAAAAGAGGGCtctcttcactttgttttatgttacaTAAAAGTCCAGAAGTGGGCCAAACATATCACATGTGGAGTACTGTAGCATCAAAAATGGAATAATAGTGAACAAGTTATATTTACTTTAACTGTTGTCCAGCAGTTTATGGATGGGTTGGACATTTTAGTGCACtggaaaatctttaaaaaaaaaacacacatctctAAAAAGATgaactctgtttgtttgtgcaccTGCAGTTGGACATCGAGAATGAAGTCAACAACGAGATGGCTAACAGGATGTCTCTGTTCTACGCTGAAGCCACACCCATGCTGAAAACACTCAGCAACGCAACCACAAACTTTGTGACAGTGGTGAGAGCGCTTACACTGCATCACTGTCAACAGGACGACACTGCAAATCTCTATCATACTGTCATCTATCATGCTGTGACTCTAACAGCACTTCTGGATGTTTGCATAtttggatacatttttaaaatgtaaaattgtttGTTAGTCACAtttttctcacttcctgtttcctgtcagaaaGCACATCCATTTGAACAATTCATGTTGGGGTTCTTCAACGATGAATTATTAAATcaatcagtaaataaataaatgaccagTAGATAAAATCAGtatcattgtttgtgtgttttctgtagaaTAAGACTCTTCCACTGGAGAACACAACAGACTGTCTCAGCACCATGGCCAGCGTCTGTAAAGTCATGCTGGAGACACCGTGAgtcatgatgacacacacacacacacacacacacacacacacgtacattcATGTTCTCACAGGTCCTTAATAGACTGTACATTACAGTTGAATCCTTGGAGGTTTTTGAAAAGAGAAGTAATCAAAATACAGTACTCGtttgatggagatggagatttATGTTGATACAGCAGCTTCTAAGCAATAAGTGAGACCGTAAAGGACTTACTTTGAGCTAAAGCATGACAAATTGAAGCCTTGAATTGCAAGACAACACCTTGAGACTCTATACTTGTGTctcatttcatatttctttcttttctaagcctgctcctcttcctctttttttccccctcatttaGGGAATATTCGAGTCGCTTCAGCAGCGAGGACACGCTCCTGTTTTGCATGAGGGTCATGGTCGGCGTCATCATTCTTTATGACCACGTCCACCCCAATGGAGCCTTCAACAAGTCCTCCAAGATAGATgtaagacagacacacacacacacacacacacacgtatctgCATGAATAGTAACATCTGATCACAGTGGATCTGTTTTCATGATGCAGCTCTCGAGTTGCTGACTCTGTTCATTTCTCCTCAGATGAAAGGCTGTATAAAAGTCCTGAAGGACCAGCCGGCAGACAACGTAGAAGGCCTCCTGAATGCCCTCAAGTAGGTTACTTCGGATTTCTCTGTTGGTTTGTCACTATTAGACTTTTATTAGACCCATCCATTagtctgaaaaacacatttaattcattCTGGTTATGGAAAGTTGTTTGAGTGAATGTTGCCTTTTCTGATGTATTCCACTTCCTTAAAGAAAGTGTATCAGcctggattttctttttgtttgacacTGACATAGTTGTCAGGGAAACACtggtactgtactgtactgtcacCAAAGTGACCTCTAGCATGAGCACAGGTTTCATTAAGGACAAGATGAGATGAGGGTGCTTAGTGCTGATGGACGCTGACCGGACTGCTAACATACACTTTAatatgtgtttgtcttcagatTCACCACAAAACACCTGAACGATGAGTCCACTCCGAAGAACATCCGAACGATGCTCCAgtagtttgttctttttttatatataaatagatatgaaGAGGATCAATGCTCTGACCTCAAATAAGATGtatatgtttacattatttaaaaagactcgatgttaatacttgtgtgtatttgcatagTCATTCCCTCCACGTTATTGAACATctgccttcttcttctactttgcaaaaaaaacaacaaatgaaagcaTCACATGAATTGCCTCTACTGTTAACAGCTGTCAAAGCACAAATGATGGATACCTATCAGCCTTATATAACTGAGCTTTGCAAGCAGCACTTGGACATAAATGACATAAGcataaaaatgtcctttaatgAATCTTTTCAATCTTTTACTTGACAATGGAATTAGTGTACAGGTTTTAGTCAAATTCAACTtgtgaaatgacattttaaattctGACAGGTTCtcatttatatcagtgaaaattCAATATGCATTAAAACGAGTGAagttgtgtctatgttttcacTTGAGATTTGATGATCGAATATGAAATCAATCAATGTTAAGATTTATGTCGCAGTGAAGGGCTAAATATTGAGAGCGGATAAGGGATAGATTGGTTTGATGTATGTATTGCTAAAAGCATTAgggtgttttttgttgtatgtCTTTTTTGTTCAGACTCCAGCCTTGTGcaactgttaaaaataaatccactgtGAACATAAAACTTACTTTGCACATCCAGTAAGTCAAAGTGTGCTTTAACTGCGAGGTTTTGCTTATCGAAAAGGCAGCGATAATGAAACACGAAAATCAAATCAACCCaccaaatattttatttgattgttttgtggCAATACTCTGAATGATAGTTGCGTGTATTGCCATGTTttaagtgactttttttttttttttgcagcttttgtattaaaacagaaaatgcatttCTCTAAAAGAAAGGCCAAAAAATCTTTGATTCTGAATAAATGATATGTATTTGTTAACTGAACAAAAGAAAGCTTTTAATCTTTTTCCTTAAAGGTTTGCGTTCTCTTTAAATTCACTTTAACCCTCTGGATCTATTCCCAGATGGGTCAAAGGAATTATTCACCTTGTCTCCACTGGTGAGACCAATGTGTTCAGGTTCATTTTTTTAGATAtaaattttgatatttttgacatGTTTAAAACTACATTTGAGTTCATTGAGCTTTCTGTACATCAAACTACGCCCAGGATTGTTTCGTAGCCTTAGAATTAAAAGAACGTACACCTCAAAATTTGCCTTAAATTGGACTGCTGATGTAGAGTTAATGACTTTCAAACTTCTGCCGGTTTCTTTTTCACCTCTCTATTTGTCATTGATCTGTGTCCAATATGGGAATCTCTCATGTATTACTGATGCCATCCACTAACATGGATATTCCCGATTGTTGTTCATTTCCTCAGTGTGCAACAGCAGCTCCTAACAAACTCAAACTAACCTGCTCACGAGGTCGGACAATCTCATCATCCTTAACTGTTGTACACTGCATTTTTAGTGTGATCTCTGAATGCCAACGGAAAAGTGTTTTAAAGGAAGCACCTAAAAAATATTTGGATCAATTCGGGAACAAACCCATTCACTTCTACTTTTCCAGGGGAAAAACGGTGCATATTTCTCTAATTTTACCATCTAACATATTGCAATAATAACTATGACCTGCCTACACCACGCCATCATCACATCGTATGATCTCACAATATGGAAATGTCTGTGGCTTATCATGGAGCACAACATTGCTTTAAAGACTTAACCTGTGAAACCcataaaaaacaattacagaattacttttattttcatccataagccatatactgtatatactgaatcatacacattaacacattaacattcagcacattaacattaaattaaCATGTCTGCAAGTCATTAggtctgttgtttatttttggtcCTCTTGTATTTAGTaatatatacgtgtgtgtgagcCATACTTTGAATGCAATGTTTTATATGCAATAAGTGAAAACTGACTTGGAGCGAGGTGTACGTATGATACGGATATTTTATATCTGACTGAAGTggattttttcatttaaaaaaaaaaaaatcttctgtcATGATTGATGTACACAAAGCTTCCCTCTTTGCCCAAGATATGCTACTGCGTGTTGAatccaaaatgttgttttgaataCAGAGACAAAATCAGTTTGTTCTCTTTTGTCTTAAACTGACAGTTATTGTTTAATATTGTTGGAGTTCAGACTCACTGTTTATATAAATTGCTTTGGCTTTGTATTGTATATTGAATGGGATGTGTGGAATGGATAATAAAGGTGGTACATTTCTTATACAGATCTATGTTTCCTTTGGCTCTCTTATTTATGTGATACGCAGCATGTACTAGCTTGAAATagaagaattgttttgttttgctatATACCTGACGCTCATACTTTATTTACTCTAAAACTTAAAGgtattgttttgtattgtttatgtgGAGTGTCGCTGGCTTTTCCTGTCAGCAGGACTATGTGGGGACCTtgaatacatacaaacaaaacg encodes:
- the fam49a gene encoding protein FAM49A isoform X2, with the translated sequence MGNLLKVLTREIENYPHFFLDFENAQPTDGEREVWNQVNSVLQDSESILSGLQAYKGAGQEIRDAIQNPNDFMLQERAWNSVCPLVIKLKKFYSFSLRLEEALQSLLECLTCPPFTPTQHLEREQALAKQFAEILHFTLRFDELKMRIPAIQNDFSYYRRTISRNRINNMNLDIENEVNNEMANRMSLFYAEATPMLKTLSNATTNFVTVNKTLPLENTTDCLSTMASVCKVMLETPEYSSRFSSEDTLLFCMRVMVGVIILYDHVHPNGAFNKSSKIDMKGCIKVLKDQPADNVEGLLNALKFTTKHLNDESTPKNIRTMLQ
- the fam49a gene encoding protein FAM49A isoform X1, whose product is MGNLLKVLTCTELEQGPNFFLDFENAQPTDGEREVWNQVNSVLQDSESILSGLQAYKGAGQEIRDAIQNPNDFMLQERAWNSVCPLVIKLKKFYSFSLRLEEALQSLLECLTCPPFTPTQHLEREQALAKQFAEILHFTLRFDELKMRIPAIQNDFSYYRRTISRNRINNMNLDIENEVNNEMANRMSLFYAEATPMLKTLSNATTNFVTVNKTLPLENTTDCLSTMASVCKVMLETPEYSSRFSSEDTLLFCMRVMVGVIILYDHVHPNGAFNKSSKIDMKGCIKVLKDQPADNVEGLLNALKFTTKHLNDESTPKNIRTMLQ